Proteins encoded together in one Orbaceae bacterium lpD01 window:
- the ilvC gene encoding ketol-acid reductoisomerase — translation MSNYFNTLNLRQKLDQLGQCRFMSRDEFASGANFLKGKKIVIVGCGAQGLNQGLNMRDSGLDIAYTLRKEAITEKRASWRKATENGFKVGTYEELIPSADLVVNLTPDKQHSAVVKAVQPLMKKGAALGYSHGFNIVEVGEKIRPDITVVMVAPKCPGTEVREEYKRGFGVPTLIAVHPENDPQGEGLAIAKAWASATGGDRAGVLESSFVAEVKSDLMGEQTILCGMLQTGSLLCFDKMVAEGVDPAYACKQIQFGWETITEALKQGGITLMMDRLSNPAKLRANALSEELKVILRDLFRKHMDDIISGEFSSTMMADWANDDVNLLTWRKETGETGFEKASLYNGKIDEQAYFDQGVVMIAMVKAGVELAFETMLESGILSESAYYESLHELPLIANTIARKRLYEMNVVISDTAEYGNYLFANAAESLLRQKFMSTLQTGDLGKAIPEGSVDNAQLREVNEAIRHHPIEVIGRQLRGYMTDMKRINVGN, via the coding sequence ATGTCAAATTACTTTAACACCTTAAATTTGCGCCAAAAATTAGATCAATTAGGTCAATGCCGTTTTATGTCTCGTGATGAATTTGCTTCCGGCGCCAATTTTTTGAAAGGCAAAAAAATTGTGATTGTGGGTTGTGGTGCACAAGGCCTTAATCAAGGTTTAAATATGCGCGACTCAGGTCTAGATATTGCTTATACCTTACGTAAAGAAGCGATTACTGAAAAACGTGCTTCATGGCGTAAAGCGACTGAAAATGGTTTTAAAGTTGGTACTTATGAAGAGTTAATTCCGTCGGCAGATTTAGTGGTGAATTTAACCCCCGACAAACAGCATTCAGCAGTAGTGAAAGCGGTTCAACCTTTAATGAAAAAAGGCGCGGCATTAGGTTATTCACATGGTTTCAATATTGTTGAAGTGGGTGAAAAAATTCGTCCAGATATCACCGTTGTGATGGTTGCACCAAAATGTCCGGGCACCGAGGTTCGTGAAGAGTATAAACGTGGTTTTGGGGTACCGACGCTGATTGCGGTGCATCCTGAAAATGACCCACAAGGTGAAGGTTTAGCGATTGCTAAAGCCTGGGCATCGGCAACCGGTGGCGATCGCGCTGGTGTGCTTGAATCCTCTTTTGTTGCTGAAGTGAAGTCAGATTTAATGGGTGAACAAACTATTCTTTGCGGCATGTTACAAACCGGTTCATTACTATGTTTTGATAAAATGGTCGCCGAGGGCGTCGATCCTGCTTATGCCTGTAAACAGATCCAATTTGGTTGGGAAACGATCACTGAGGCCCTAAAACAGGGCGGTATTACCCTAATGATGGATCGTTTATCCAATCCCGCTAAATTACGCGCCAATGCACTGTCTGAAGAGTTAAAAGTGATTTTACGTGATCTGTTCCGCAAACATATGGACGATATCATTTCGGGTGAGTTCTCATCAACTATGATGGCGGATTGGGCAAATGATGATGTTAATCTTTTAACCTGGCGTAAAGAAACGGGTGAAACGGGTTTTGAAAAAGCGTCTTTATATAATGGTAAAATCGATGAGCAGGCTTATTTTGATCAAGGTGTGGTGATGATTGCGATGGTGAAAGCAGGGGTTGAGCTTGCCTTTGAAACCATGCTTGAATCAGGCATTTTATCTGAATCGGCTTATTATGAATCACTACATGAGTTACCTTTGATTGCCAATACCATTGCCCGTAAACGTTTATATGAGATGAATGTGGTTATTTCTGATACTGCTGAATATGGTAACTATCTATTTGCCAATGCAGCTGAGTCCTTATTACGTCAGAAATTCATGTCCACTTTACAGACGGGTGACTTAGGTAAAGCCATTCCTGAAGGCAGCGTTGATAATGCGCAGCTACGCGAAGTGAACGAAGCGATTCGTCACCATCCAATCGAGGTGATCGGTCGTCAATTACGCGGTTATATGACTGATATGAAACGTATTAACGTCGGCAACTAA
- a CDS encoding cell division protein ZapC, which yields MNIRPAENWFWFFDKALDALMIDLSNEMIFRSRYNQKLLIADALYQSAFCIQDATFYYQFYESCAELSLSEPNRVELVLNALAARNYLKPQLPKSWFFMQQPCFFVPAVGEIVVACTQESGECVNLLTIDVGESASLCVVADVHITMSGKTFYLGEPIKVMHDRLAPKNRVSQQQMQSTDTETNQILQNFLSKVC from the coding sequence ATGAATATTCGACCTGCCGAAAATTGGTTCTGGTTTTTTGACAAAGCATTAGATGCGCTAATGATTGATTTGTCTAATGAGATGATTTTTCGTTCCCGCTATAATCAAAAACTATTAATTGCTGATGCGCTATATCAGTCGGCGTTTTGTATTCAGGATGCCACGTTTTATTATCAATTCTATGAAAGCTGTGCAGAGTTATCACTTTCAGAACCGAATAGAGTGGAATTAGTGTTAAATGCGTTAGCGGCTAGAAACTATTTGAAACCACAGTTGCCAAAAAGCTGGTTTTTTATGCAGCAACCATGTTTCTTTGTTCCTGCTGTAGGTGAGATCGTGGTTGCGTGTACACAAGAATCGGGCGAATGTGTGAACTTATTAACGATTGATGTTGGCGAAAGTGCTTCTTTGTGTGTGGTGGCCGATGTTCATATCACGATGTCAGGCAAGACCTTTTATCTTGGCGAGCCTATCAAAGTCATGCACGACCGTCTGGCGCCGAAAAACAGAGTATCTCAACAGCAGATGCAAAGCACTGACACTGAGACAAATCAAATATTACAGAATTTTTTAAGTAAAGTTTGTTGA
- a CDS encoding YcbX family protein — protein MMRTIEQLFIYPAKSLSGIRLDSAQVQPSGFQFDRQFMLTKPDGTFITARKYPKLLRLTPQITDAGLTIISPDNRSIVINYRDFSSQPEFTEVWGNHFHAYIASINVNRWFSDYLQHDVQLRWVGEHSSRRIKQFPDIPLSFADGYPFLLINRASFEYVKARCHSPIEIAQFRANIIVDDQQPFAEDSWKTIKIGEVIFELVKPCSRCILTTVDTLSAKLNSQKEPLSVLAEFRTDDKGDIDFGMNMIARNQGLIRVTDRVEILETKPAKLYQQRQYTLPSFRASAEPSATTHQEIDIDYQGQFFKGNTEQTILEQLEQHNIQIPYSCRAGLCGRCHVALIEGEVKPLVQNAIRQQHQILACSCIPRSNIKLG, from the coding sequence ATGATGCGAACAATCGAACAACTTTTTATCTATCCCGCCAAATCACTCAGCGGAATTAGGCTTGATAGCGCGCAGGTCCAACCAAGCGGTTTTCAGTTTGATCGTCAGTTTATGTTGACGAAACCGGATGGCACCTTTATCACGGCCCGAAAATATCCCAAGCTGCTACGGTTAACCCCACAAATCACTGATGCAGGCCTGACGATTATATCGCCAGATAATCGAAGTATTGTAATCAATTACCGTGATTTTTCAAGTCAACCTGAATTCACTGAAGTCTGGGGCAATCATTTTCATGCTTATATTGCCTCAATCAACGTCAATCGTTGGTTTAGTGATTATTTACAGCACGATGTGCAGCTGCGCTGGGTGGGTGAACACTCCTCTCGTCGGATCAAGCAGTTTCCCGATATTCCCCTCTCATTTGCAGACGGTTATCCGTTTTTATTAATCAACCGCGCCTCTTTTGAATATGTCAAAGCACGTTGTCATTCACCAATTGAGATAGCACAGTTTAGAGCCAATATTATTGTTGATGATCAGCAGCCTTTTGCCGAAGATAGCTGGAAAACGATAAAGATTGGTGAAGTGATTTTTGAATTGGTCAAACCTTGTTCTCGCTGCATCTTAACCACCGTCGATACCCTATCTGCCAAATTAAATTCGCAAAAAGAGCCTTTAAGTGTGCTGGCTGAATTTAGAACTGATGATAAAGGTGACATTGATTTTGGTATGAATATGATTGCGCGCAATCAAGGTCTTATTCGTGTGACAGATCGTGTTGAAATTCTCGAGACCAAACCGGCAAAATTATATCAGCAGCGTCAATATACTTTACCGTCATTCAGGGCATCGGCTGAGCCCAGCGCAACAACCCATCAAGAGATTGATATTGACTATCAAGGTCAGTTTTTTAAAGGCAATACCGAGCAAACCATTTTGGAGCAATTAGAACAGCATAATATCCAAATACCCTACTCTTGCCGAGCCGGCCTTTGTGGAAGGTGTCATGTAGCATTAATTGAAGGTGAGGTAAAACCATTGGTGCAAAATGCCATACGGCAACAACATCAAATACTAGCGTGCAGCTGCATTCCGCGGAGTAATATTAAATTAGGATAG
- a CDS encoding AzlC family ABC transporter permease, translating into MSQQNVNQPLTPKPVVTFKDGARDCLPTILGYMGIGIAAGVLGRAANLSVLEITLMAMFIYAGASQFIIAGMMVIGSPVSAIILTTFFVNSRHFLMSMAQAAYFRRYNLWHNMGIGSLLTDESFAVAMNFISLKRPITAHWMHGLNVMAYLSWILSCLLGAILGSWLPNPQQFGLDFALVAMFIGLLYLQIISDKQKKILHTLLIMSAVVIFMVIFMRFLSPQISLLAATLLGCLIGVVTEK; encoded by the coding sequence ATGTCACAACAAAACGTTAATCAACCATTAACGCCTAAGCCGGTTGTCACCTTCAAAGATGGTGCTAGAGATTGTTTACCAACAATATTAGGTTATATGGGTATCGGTATTGCCGCAGGGGTTTTAGGCCGAGCTGCTAATTTAAGTGTGTTAGAAATAACCTTAATGGCGATGTTTATCTATGCAGGGGCCTCTCAGTTTATTATCGCCGGTATGATGGTGATCGGTAGCCCTGTTTCGGCGATTATCCTGACGACTTTTTTCGTTAATTCAAGACATTTCTTAATGAGCATGGCGCAGGCCGCCTATTTTCGTCGTTATAATTTGTGGCACAATATGGGGATTGGTTCACTGCTTACGGATGAATCCTTTGCGGTTGCCATGAATTTTATCAGCCTCAAGCGGCCTATCACTGCACACTGGATGCACGGCCTTAATGTGATGGCCTATTTGTCCTGGATTTTATCCTGTTTGTTAGGGGCGATATTGGGGAGTTGGTTACCGAATCCGCAGCAATTTGGACTCGATTTTGCATTAGTGGCCATGTTTATTGGCTTACTCTACCTGCAAATTATCAGTGATAAACAGAAAAAAATATTACATACTCTACTGATTATGAGCGCAGTGGTGATCTTTATGGTGATTTTTATGCGGTTTTTATCACCGCAGATATCACTGTTAGCCGCTACCCTATTAGGCTGTTTGATTGGCGTGGTAACCGAGAAATGA
- a CDS encoding AzlD domain-containing protein — MSITLYALLIIIGCSLVTWLPRVIPFILVRKIQLPYKVVRFLSYVPLCILTALFFQSLLIYREGQFPAIHTDYLVASLPTILCAILSKNLMWIVVIGMLSMALIRYLGY, encoded by the coding sequence ATGAGCATAACACTTTACGCTTTACTGATTATTATTGGCTGTAGCTTGGTGACCTGGTTACCCAGAGTGATCCCTTTTATTTTAGTGCGCAAAATTCAGCTACCCTATAAGGTTGTTCGATTTTTATCGTATGTCCCTTTATGTATTTTAACGGCACTATTTTTTCAGAGCTTATTGATTTATCGAGAAGGTCAGTTTCCCGCTATTCATACCGATTATCTCGTGGCTTCATTACCGACTATTCTGTGCGCTATTTTAAGTAAAAACTTGATGTGGATCGTCGTCATTGGCATGTTAAGTATGGCACTGATTCGTTATTTAGGTTATTGA
- the gdhA gene encoding NADP-specific glutamate dehydrogenase: MSQFTSVEQFIHHIQKRDPHQPEYLQAIREVLVSLWPFLKNNPRYTEEALLLRITEPERIVQFRVTWIDDKGQVQVNRAWRIQFSSAIGPYKGGMRFHPSVNLSILKFLGFEQTFKNALTTLPIGGAKGGSDFDPKGKSHGEVMRFCQALMTELYRHLGADTDVPAGDIGVGGREVGFMAGMMKKLTNNASCVFTGKGLAFGGSLIRPEATGYGLVYFVQAMLEKQGKSLDGLKVAISGSGNVAQYAVEKCLELGAKVITVSDSNGTVVDEQGFTKEKLAALMEIKNVQYGRVKDYAKAFNLTYLEGQRPWHIAVDIALPCATQNELHLEDAKTLIKNGVIAVGEGANMPTTIEATEAFIAANVLFAPGKAANAGGVATSGLEMAQNSARLSWSAEKVDHKLHHIMLAIHESCARYGDNGSKVINYVNGANIAGFVKVADAMIGQGVL, translated from the coding sequence ATGAGTCAGTTCACTTCTGTTGAGCAGTTTATTCATCATATCCAAAAGCGAGATCCACATCAGCCGGAATATTTACAGGCGATTCGGGAAGTGCTTGTCTCGCTATGGCCATTTTTAAAAAATAATCCTCGTTATACTGAAGAGGCATTATTACTTCGTATTACTGAACCTGAACGTATTGTTCAATTTCGCGTGACCTGGATTGATGATAAAGGACAAGTGCAGGTGAATCGGGCATGGCGAATTCAGTTTAGTTCAGCCATTGGTCCCTATAAAGGCGGCATGCGTTTTCATCCTTCGGTGAATCTGTCGATACTGAAGTTTCTCGGTTTTGAACAGACCTTCAAAAATGCATTAACCACGCTACCTATTGGTGGTGCCAAAGGGGGAAGTGACTTCGATCCTAAAGGTAAAAGTCATGGTGAAGTAATGCGTTTTTGTCAGGCGCTGATGACTGAGCTTTATCGTCATCTTGGTGCGGATACCGATGTACCGGCCGGTGATATTGGTGTCGGTGGTCGAGAAGTGGGCTTTATGGCCGGCATGATGAAGAAATTGACCAATAATGCCTCTTGTGTTTTTACCGGCAAAGGATTGGCATTTGGTGGTAGTCTGATTCGTCCGGAAGCAACAGGCTATGGTCTGGTTTATTTTGTGCAGGCAATGCTTGAAAAACAAGGTAAAAGTCTGGATGGGCTCAAAGTCGCCATTTCCGGATCTGGTAATGTGGCGCAATATGCGGTGGAGAAATGTTTAGAACTCGGCGCGAAAGTGATTACGGTTTCTGACTCTAATGGTACAGTGGTTGACGAGCAAGGATTTACCAAAGAGAAATTAGCTGCGCTGATGGAGATTAAAAATGTACAATATGGACGCGTTAAAGATTATGCTAAAGCCTTTAATCTAACCTATCTGGAAGGACAAAGACCATGGCATATTGCGGTTGATATTGCCTTACCTTGTGCTACGCAAAATGAGCTTCATTTGGAAGATGCAAAAACGCTGATCAAAAATGGTGTTATTGCCGTTGGTGAAGGCGCTAATATGCCAACGACGATTGAAGCTACCGAAGCCTTTATTGCCGCAAATGTGCTGTTTGCTCCAGGTAAAGCAGCCAATGCTGGTGGGGTAGCGACATCAGGCCTTGAAATGGCACAAAATTCAGCGCGATTATCCTGGTCTGCCGAGAAGGTTGATCATAAACTACATCATATCATGCTGGCAATACACGAATCTTGTGCTCGTTACGGCGATAATGGCAGCAAGGTGATTAACTACGTGAATGGGGCCAATATTGCAGGCTTCGTTAAGGTCGCTGATGCGATGATAGGACAAGGCGTACTGTAG
- a CDS encoding ZinT/AdcA family metal-binding protein: MQTNLFYHFISGVTLLSGCIAFYTSAHSHGHNHDHAHHHEMTEQERQIFAGYFSNAEVKDRPLSDWQGNWQSVYSYLLAGDLDAVLAAKAASDGTKTFAGFKDYYEKGYATNIDLISIEGDEIYFFAKDKMSSCRYTYEGYKILDYQAGNRGVRYLFQCRDPASSAPKYVQFSDHGIAPAPSFHFHLYLGNESQVELENEVTNWPTFYPLSYDKADIVEEMLAH, translated from the coding sequence ATGCAGACAAATCTATTTTATCATTTCATCTCTGGTGTAACACTGTTATCTGGTTGTATTGCTTTTTATACTTCCGCACATAGTCACGGCCATAATCATGATCATGCGCACCATCATGAGATGACCGAGCAGGAGCGCCAGATATTTGCTGGATATTTTAGCAATGCTGAGGTAAAAGATCGCCCGCTCTCCGATTGGCAAGGTAACTGGCAGTCAGTATATAGTTATTTATTGGCTGGCGATCTTGATGCGGTATTGGCCGCTAAAGCGGCAAGCGATGGAACGAAAACATTCGCAGGGTTCAAGGATTATTATGAGAAAGGTTATGCAACGAATATTGACCTTATTTCGATTGAGGGCGATGAGATCTATTTCTTTGCAAAAGATAAAATGAGCTCTTGTCGCTACACTTATGAGGGGTATAAAATTTTAGACTATCAAGCTGGCAATCGTGGGGTTCGTTATCTGTTTCAATGTCGTGATCCTGCATCATCAGCGCCAAAATATGTGCAATTTAGCGATCATGGTATTGCACCTGCGCCATCTTTCCATTTCCATCTTTATCTAGGCAATGAGTCACAAGTTGAATTAGAAAATGAAGTCACCAATTGGCCCACCTTTTATCCGCTCTCTTATGATAAAGCGGATATTGTGGAAGAGATGCTGGCGCACTAA
- a CDS encoding heme biosynthesis HemY N-terminal domain-containing protein, which produces MIRILIIFLIAAGVIVIAPMLAGHQGMVFFQVAGYRIKMSFTLFILAEVILFFLVYFVYWLLKEISLSHSSIRRFWHYVFPNKSAKKIEDAQLLILEGKYKAAEKLLTKAAKSANHQTLLYLQAAQAAIDANDLISANQLLEQAALTCTDKEKMAFLLVQIRLQIKNNELLQAKKQINKLLDDHPRHPEVIKLASKIYDNLQDYQAIIEMMPVMYKVQLYPETQLDQYKHSAYIGRIHQLANDVDSHALSHWWQAQPKVIRTNLLYQKEVAQSLTQIGQLAEAQKINAQIAKHKNGI; this is translated from the coding sequence ATGATTAGAATCTTGATTATTTTCCTGATTGCCGCTGGCGTCATCGTGATTGCACCAATGCTCGCTGGGCATCAAGGCATGGTGTTTTTTCAAGTTGCCGGTTACCGGATAAAAATGAGTTTTACGCTATTTATATTAGCTGAAGTCATTCTGTTTTTTCTGGTCTATTTTGTCTATTGGTTATTAAAAGAGATCTCACTATCACATAGTTCTATAAGGCGATTCTGGCACTATGTATTTCCCAATAAATCAGCGAAGAAAATAGAAGATGCACAACTACTGATATTAGAGGGAAAATATAAAGCAGCGGAGAAATTATTAACCAAAGCGGCTAAATCAGCCAATCATCAAACCTTGCTCTATTTACAAGCTGCGCAAGCCGCGATTGATGCCAATGATTTAATTTCAGCAAATCAGTTACTTGAACAAGCTGCGCTAACTTGCACAGATAAAGAAAAAATGGCCTTCTTATTGGTCCAAATACGTTTGCAAATTAAGAATAACGAACTGCTGCAAGCGAAAAAACAGATTAATAAGTTACTCGATGATCATCCAAGACATCCTGAAGTCATCAAGCTGGCCAGTAAAATTTATGATAACTTACAAGATTATCAAGCCATTATTGAGATGATGCCAGTGATGTACAAAGTACAACTCTATCCAGAAACGCAGCTTGACCAATATAAGCACAGTGCCTATATTGGCCGCATTCATCAATTAGCCAACGACGTGGATAGTCATGCTTTATCTCATTGGTGGCAGGCACAACCTAAAGTAATCAGAACAAATCTACTTTATCAAAAAGAAGTAGCACAATCTCTAACCCAAATTGGTCAGCTTGCTGAAGCACAGAAAATCAACGCGCAGATCGCTAAACATAAAAATGGCATATAG
- a CDS encoding uroporphyrinogen-III C-methyltransferase, whose protein sequence is MTENRSLPSNEDIQHNEATDAVQSQSDNKQTAPEQKPKKEKPAPITDNNRQQSAIKSDAPKSRSKDTTNKTPVSKLSILAILLTFGLGTGIYFHGHRQVAEQQATIASLQRELTTLHESLSQQIQQELTQASTSQNQQLAQLQQKVNDDLIKQQQSQNQFTTKIDDAMQINEQSLQKLHAQLSALSPANNNNWLISQADYLVNLAGRKIWNDQDYVTARLLLKSADASLAETNDPSLLPVRQAIAKDMSSLALISHIDFDGIVMSLMEMANQVSDLPLVDNYEAIDLSLVNYDDSFSEAATEHEATSSEMLPAETPPSTFSRWYHNLLRNGQSFLNKFVTVEKYDQLTNCLAKAGQNKEAAQHCQIYRALITPEQSVYLRENLRLQLFIAAQAVPRHQDAIYQQALKDVSSSIYAYFNTQAPMTQAFIDELTQLQEQTISQKYLPEKLASAPLLAHLMQTRVRDLLTAN, encoded by the coding sequence ATGACTGAAAACAGATCATTACCAAGCAATGAAGATATTCAGCATAATGAGGCTACTGATGCAGTTCAGTCACAGTCTGATAATAAGCAGACGGCACCTGAACAGAAACCTAAAAAAGAGAAGCCTGCCCCAATAACAGATAATAATCGGCAGCAATCAGCGATCAAATCCGATGCGCCAAAAAGTCGCTCAAAAGATACGACGAATAAGACACCGGTTTCTAAATTATCCATTTTGGCTATTTTACTGACATTCGGGCTTGGAACGGGTATCTATTTTCATGGGCATCGCCAAGTCGCAGAGCAACAAGCGACTATCGCTTCACTCCAGCGCGAACTGACCACACTCCATGAGTCATTATCTCAGCAGATTCAACAAGAGTTAACACAAGCAAGTACTAGTCAAAATCAACAACTTGCGCAACTGCAGCAAAAAGTTAACGATGATCTGATTAAACAGCAACAATCACAAAATCAATTTACCACTAAAATTGACGATGCCATGCAGATTAATGAGCAAAGCTTACAGAAATTGCATGCACAATTATCCGCGCTTTCACCCGCCAATAATAATAACTGGTTAATTTCTCAAGCGGATTATCTGGTCAATCTGGCCGGCCGTAAAATATGGAATGATCAAGATTATGTGACAGCAAGGTTACTCTTAAAAAGTGCCGATGCGAGTCTGGCTGAAACCAATGATCCTAGTTTATTACCGGTTCGACAAGCGATTGCAAAAGATATGAGCTCGCTTGCACTGATAAGCCATATTGATTTTGATGGCATTGTGATGTCATTAATGGAAATGGCAAATCAGGTCAGTGATTTGCCATTAGTAGATAATTATGAAGCGATTGATCTGTCACTGGTAAACTATGATGATTCATTCTCTGAAGCAGCCACCGAACATGAAGCGACCAGTTCAGAGATGCTTCCGGCAGAAACGCCGCCCTCAACCTTCAGTCGTTGGTACCATAATTTACTGAGAAATGGGCAATCTTTCTTAAATAAATTTGTCACAGTTGAAAAGTATGATCAACTCACCAATTGTCTTGCTAAGGCAGGCCAGAATAAAGAGGCAGCTCAGCATTGCCAGATCTATCGTGCGCTGATTACGCCAGAACAATCCGTTTATCTAAGAGAAAATCTGCGATTACAACTTTTTATTGCTGCCCAAGCCGTACCGCGTCATCAAGATGCCATTTATCAACAAGCACTCAAAGACGTCTCCAGTTCGATTTATGCTTACTTTAATACCCAAGCGCCGATGACCCAAGCCTTTATTGATGAATTGACGCAATTACAAGAACAGACCATCAGCCAAAAATATTTACCTGAAAAACTTGCGAGCGCACCACTATTAGCGCATTTGATGCAAACCCGCGTTCGCGATTTACTCACCGCCAATTAG
- a CDS encoding uroporphyrinogen-III synthase → MIIITRPSPYGEELLNCLKHAGLSARHIPLFTIEPSISINNLQGKLDTLSEHDMVIAVSPQVINCLEQSAEPIQFPMALNYAAIGQKTAQLLQKKIGQTVIYPSMDENSEALLTLSALQKVAGKRILILRGNNGRELLASILQSRGAQVEYVECYQRRHIDYPAKEIQSWPKRATITMTNIDSLLRLNELVTPSQRSLSKLVVTSPRIANKARQLGWLNVIQVDSANNQILFKMLVTLCHNGRV, encoded by the coding sequence ATGATAATTATTACGCGGCCTTCCCCTTACGGAGAGGAACTACTTAATTGTCTTAAGCATGCTGGTTTATCGGCCAGACATATACCGCTATTTACCATAGAACCAAGTATATCAATCAACAATTTACAGGGTAAACTTGATACGCTTTCTGAGCATGATATGGTGATTGCCGTATCACCACAAGTGATCAATTGCCTGGAACAATCTGCTGAGCCGATTCAATTTCCGATGGCATTAAATTATGCCGCGATTGGTCAAAAAACGGCACAATTGCTACAAAAAAAAATTGGTCAAACGGTGATTTATCCAAGTATGGATGAAAATAGCGAAGCACTCCTTACTTTGTCCGCGCTGCAAAAGGTGGCCGGTAAACGAATACTGATTCTGCGCGGCAATAATGGACGTGAGCTTTTAGCCAGTATTCTACAATCGCGAGGTGCGCAGGTGGAGTATGTTGAATGTTACCAGAGAAGACATATTGACTATCCCGCCAAAGAGATTCAAAGCTGGCCGAAGCGTGCCACAATAACAATGACCAACATTGATAGCTTGCTAAGATTAAATGAGTTGGTCACCCCTTCTCAGCGTTCACTGAGCAAATTAGTTGTCACGAGCCCAAGAATAGCTAATAAAGCGAGACAACTCGGCTGGCTTAACGTCATTCAAGTCGACTCCGCCAATAATCAAATTTTATTTAAAATGCTTGTCACTCTATGTCATAATGGACGCGTTTAA
- the hemC gene encoding hydroxymethylbilane synthase, protein MQQQPVIRIATRKSPLALWQANFVKSQLLKYHPNLIVELFPIVTQGDIILDTPLAKIGGKGLFVKQLEQALLNNEADIAVHSMKDIPVEFPDKLTLTTICQREDPRDAFVSNHYQSLDDLPSDAVVGTSSLRRQCQLKAHYPQLNIKDLRGNVGTRLAKLDQGEYDAIILAVAGLKRLGLSDRITTALDQQIMLPAVGQGAVGIETRVNDPMIEQLLAPLDDKPTRLCLLAERAMNKMLQGGCQIPIGCHATLQQDTLQIKALVGRCDGSKIIHAKITGKSECAEQLGIALAKQLLAQGAREILDEINASS, encoded by the coding sequence ATGCAGCAACAGCCCGTTATTCGGATTGCCACAAGAAAAAGTCCTTTGGCACTTTGGCAAGCCAATTTTGTAAAATCACAATTATTAAAATATCATCCCAATCTGATTGTTGAACTGTTCCCGATTGTTACACAAGGTGACATTATTTTAGATACACCGCTTGCAAAAATCGGCGGTAAAGGCTTATTTGTCAAGCAATTAGAGCAAGCCTTGCTTAATAATGAAGCGGATATCGCGGTTCATTCGATGAAAGATATTCCGGTAGAGTTTCCAGATAAACTGACCTTGACAACGATTTGTCAACGCGAGGACCCGCGTGATGCATTTGTTTCTAATCACTATCAATCACTGGACGATCTGCCTAGTGACGCGGTCGTCGGCACTTCAAGCTTACGTCGCCAATGTCAGCTTAAAGCGCATTATCCGCAGTTAAATATTAAAGATTTGCGCGGTAATGTCGGTACCCGATTAGCCAAACTTGATCAAGGTGAGTACGATGCGATCATCCTAGCGGTTGCAGGACTAAAACGTTTAGGTCTATCGGATCGTATTACCACCGCGTTAGATCAGCAAATCATGCTACCTGCGGTTGGACAAGGTGCTGTTGGTATCGAAACTCGCGTAAATGATCCGATGATTGAACAGCTGTTAGCGCCGCTTGATGATAAACCTACGCGCCTTTGCCTATTAGCTGAACGAGCCATGAATAAAATGTTACAAGGTGGCTGCCAAATACCGATCGGCTGTCATGCAACACTGCAGCAAGATACGCTACAGATTAAGGCGTTAGTTGGTCGCTGTGATGGCAGTAAAATTATTCATGCGAAAATCACCGGTAAAAGTGAGTGCGCGGAGCAGCTTGGTATCGCCTTAGCAAAGCAACTTTTAGCGCAAGGTGCCAGAGAAATTTTAGATGAAATAAACGCCTCCTCATGA